One window of the Thunnus albacares chromosome 3, fThuAlb1.1, whole genome shotgun sequence genome contains the following:
- the ppp3r1b gene encoding calcineurin subunit B type 1b → MGNEASYALDMCSHFDADEIKRLGKRFKKLDLDNSGSLSVEEFMSLPELQQNPLVQRVIDIFDTDGNGEVDFKEFIEGVSQFSVKGDKEQKLRFAFRIYDMDKDGYISNGELFQVLKMMVGNNLKDTQLQQIVDKTIINADKDGDGRISFEEFCAVVGGLDIHKKMVVDV, encoded by the exons TTGATGCTGATGAGATTAAGAGGCTAGGAAAGAGATTTAAGAAACTCGACCTAGATAACTCCGGGTCTCTGAGCGTGGAGGAGTTCATGTCCTTACCAGAGCTCCAGCAGAATCCCCTCGTGCAGCGAGTTATCGATATATTTGACACCGACGGGAACGGGGAAGTCGACTTTAAAG AGTTCATTGAAGGAGTCTCCCAGTTCAGCGTCAAAGGTGACAAGGAGCAGAAGTTACGCT TTGCCTTCAGGATCTACGACATGGACAAAGACGGCTACATATCCAACGGGGAACTCTTCCAGGTCCTGAAGATGATGGTGGGAAACAACCTGAAGGATACCCAGCTGCAGCAGATCGTCGACAAAACCATCATCAACGCCGACAAAGACGGCGACGGCAGGATATCCTTCGAGGAGTTCTGTGCG GTCGTCGGTGGATTAGACATTCACAAAAAGATGGTGGTGGACGTGTGA
- the LOC122974382 gene encoding E3 ubiquitin-protein ligase TRIM39-like isoform X1: MSAASCLRSEDQFLCSICLDVFTDPVTTPCGHNFCKNCITEHWNVNIPCKCPMCKKVFYTRPELHINTFISEMVSRFRQEAQQKASSSSSSSKQQAAKPGEVPCDVCTGTKLKALKSCLVCLTSYCETHLEPHLTVSGLKRHQLMDPVENLEDRMCMKHDKPLELFCKTDQTCVCMLCSVLDHKTHEFVPLKEEYEGKKAELGKTEAEIQQMIQKRRLKIQEIKHSVDLSKEATDREKAEGVQVFTALKESVERSLNELIETIEEKQRTTEKQAEDFIKELEQEISDLMKRRSELEKLSRSEDHLHLLQNFPSLKAAPPTKDWTEVSVRPPSYEGTVVRAVTQLEETLSKEMKKLFEAELKRVQRYAVDVTLDPHTAHPELILSDDGKQVNHGDVWKNLPDNPERFSDCVNVLGKQSFSSGSFYFEVQVKGKTKWDLGVARESINRKGQITLRPQDGYWTICLRNGNEYKALAGPPVILSLTSQPQKVGVFVDYEEGLVSFYDVDAAALIYSFTGCSFTDKLYPYFCPCINYGGTNSAPLIICPVNQTE, encoded by the exons atgtctgctgccagctgtctgcgatctgaagatcagtttctgtgctccatctgtctggatgtgttcactgatccaGTCACCACACCATGTGGACACAATttctgcaaaaactgcatcactgaACACTGGAATGTTAATATCCCTTGCAAGTGTCCGATGTGTAAAAAGGTTTTCTACACAAGACCTGAGCTGCACATCAACACTTTCATCTCTGAGATGGTTTCTCGGTTCAGAcaggaagctcaacagaaagccagcagcagcagcagcagctcaaagcaacaagctgccaaaccaggagaagttccctgtgacgtctgtactggaaccaaactgaaggccctgaagtcctgtctggtgtgtctgacctcctactgtgagactcacctggagccTCATCTGACAGTGTCAGGTCTGAAAAGACATCAGCTGATGGACCCTGTGGAGAACCTGGAAGACAGGATGTGTATGAAGCACGATAAACCTCTGGAGCTGTTCTGTAAGACCGACCAgacatgtgtctgcatgctctgctctgttttggaccacaagacac ATGAGTTTGTTCCTctgaaagaagaatatgaaggaaagaaggcagagctggggaagacagaggctgaaattcagcagatgatccagaagagACGACTGAAGATTCAAGAGATCAAACACTCAGTTGACCTCAGTAAGGAAgctacagacagagagaaagcagaaggtGTTCAGGTCTTCACCGCTCTGAAGGAGTCTGTTGAGAGAAGCCTGAATGAGCTCATTGAGACGATTGAAGAGAAGCAAAGaacgacagagaaacaggctgaagacttcatcaaagagctggaacAGGAAATCTCTGATCTGATGAAGAGAAGGTCTGAGTTGGAAAAGCTCTCACGCTCTGaagaccacctccacctcctccaaaacTTTCCGTCCCTGAAAGCTGCTCCACCcaccaaagactggacagaggtCAGCGTCCGTCCACCATCATATGAGGGGACTGTGGTGAGAGCTGTGACTCAGCTCGAGGAGACGCTcagtaaagagatgaagaagctgtttgaggctgagctgaagagggtccagcggtatgcagtggatgtgactcttgATCCTCATACAGCACATCCTGaactcatcctgtctgatgatggGAAACAAGTAAATCATGGTGACGTGTGGAAGAATCTCCCAGACAACCCAGAGAGATTTTCTGATTGTGTTAATGTTTTAGGAAAGCAGAGTTTCTCTTCAGGTAGTttttactttgaggttcagGTCAAAGGGAAGACTAAATGGGATTTAGGAGTGGCCAGAGAGTCCATCAACAGGAAGGGACAAATCACTCTGAGACCTCAGGATGGTTACTGGACTATATGTttgagaaatggaaatgagtaCAAAGCTCTTGCTGGTCCTCCAGTCATTCTCTCTCTGACGTCTCAGCCTcagaaggtgggggtgtttgtggattatgaggagggtctggtctccttttatgacgtagatgctgcagctcttatcTACTCCTTTACTGGCTGCTCCTTCACTGACAAACTCTACCCATACTTCTGTCCCTGTATTAATTATGGTGGTACAAACTCCGCCCCTCTGATCAtctgtcctgtcaatcaaactgagtAG
- the LOC122974382 gene encoding E3 ubiquitin-protein ligase TRIM39-like isoform X2 → MSAASCLRSEDQFLCSICLDVFTDPVTTPCGHNFCKNCITEHWNVNIPCKCPMCKKVFYTRPELHINTFISEMVSRFRQEAQQKASSSSSSSKQQAAKPGEVPCDVCTGTKLKALKSCLVCLTSYCETHLEPHLTVSGLKRHQLMDPVENLEDRMCMKHDKPLELFCKTDQTCVCMLCSVLDHKTHDVVPLKEEYEGKKAELGKAEAEIQQMIQKRRLKIQEIKHSIDFSKKDADREKAEGVQVFTTLNESLERSLNELIETIEEKQRMTEKQSEDLIKELEQEISELMKRRSEVKQLSRSEDHLHLLQNFLSLKAAPATKDWTEVSVYPPSYEGTVVRAVTQLEETLSKEMKKLFEVELKRVQQYAVDVTLDPHTAHPKLILSDDGKQVNHGDVKKNLPDNPKRFSHCSCVLGKQSFSSGRFYFEVQVKGKTDWDLGVARESINRKGQITLRPQDGYWTIRLRNGNEYNARNDSPVRLSLKSQPQKVGVFVDYEEGLVSFYDVDAAALIYSFIGCSFTKKLYTFFSPCNNDGGKNSAPLIICPVNQTE, encoded by the coding sequence atgtctgctgccagctgtctgcgatctgaagatcagtttctgtgctccatctgtctggatgtgttcactgatccaGTCACCACACCATGTGGACACAATttctgcaaaaactgcatcactgaACACTGGAATGTTAATATCCCTTGCAAGTGTCCGATGTGTAAAAAGGTTTTCTACACAAGACCTGAGCTGCACATCAACACTTTCATCTCTGAGATGGTTTCTCGGTTCAGAcaggaagctcaacagaaagccagcagcagcagcagcagctcaaagcaacaagctgccaaaccaggagaagttccctgtgacgtctgtactggaaccaaactgaaggccctgaagtcctgtctggtgtgtctgacctcctactgtgagactcacctggagccTCATCTGACAGTGTCAGGTCTGAAAAGACATCAGCTGATGGACCCTGTGGAGAACCTGGAAGACAGGATGTGTATGAAGCACGATAAACCTCTGGAGCTGTTCTGTAAGACCGACCAgacatgtgtctgcatgctctgctctgttttggaccacaagacacatgatgttgttcctctgaaagaagaatatgaaggaaagaaggcagagctggggaaggcagaggctgaaattcagcagatgatccagaagagACGACTGAAGATTCAAGAGATCAAACACTCCATTGACTTCAGTAAGaaagatgcagacagagagaaagcagaaggtGTTCAGGTCTTCACCACTCTGAATGAGTCTCTTGAGAGAAGCCTGAATGAGCTCATTGAGACAATTGAAGAGAAGCAAAGAATGACAGAGAAACAATCTGAAGACCtcatcaaagagctggaacAGGAAATCTCTGAGCTGATGAAGAGAAGGTCTGAGGTGAAGCAGCTCTCACGCTCTGaagaccacctccacctcctccaaaacTTCCTGTCCCTGAAAGCTGCTCCAGCcaccaaagactggacagaggtCAGCGTCTATCCACCATCATATGAGGGGACTGTGGTGAGAGCTGTGACTCAGCTGGAGGAAACACTcagtaaagagatgaagaagctgTTTGAGGTTGAGCTGAAGAGGgtccagcagtatgcagtggaTGTGACACTTGATCCTCATACAGCACATCCTAaactcatcctgtctgatgatggGAAACAGGTAAATCATGGTGATGTGAAGAAGAATCTCCCAGACAACCCAAAGAGATTTTCTCATTGTAGTTGTGTTTTAGGAAAACAGAGTTTCTCTTCAGGTagattttactttgaggttcagGTCAAAGGGAAGACTGACTGGGATTTAGGAGTGGCCAGAGAGTCCATCAACAGGAAGGGACAAATCACTCTGAGACCTCAGGATGGTTACTGGACTATACGGttgagaaatggaaatgagtaCAATGCTCGTAATGACTCCCCAGTCCgtctctctctgaagtctcagcctcagaaggtgggggtgtttgtggattatgaggagggtctggtctccttttatgacgtagatgctgcagctcttatcTACTCTTTTATTGGCTGCTCCTTCACTAAGAAACTCTACACATTCTTCAGTCCCTGTAATAATGATGGTGGTAAAAACTCTGCCCCTCTGATCAtctgtcctgtcaatcaaactgagtaa